One Carya illinoinensis cultivar Pawnee chromosome 5, C.illinoinensisPawnee_v1, whole genome shotgun sequence genomic window, ATGTGGTTGGATTGCATGAAGGGTAGGGCGCCGAAGTCTATCATAACCGACCAAGATAGAGCAATGAAGAATGCGATTGATATTGTATTCCCTGAAACTCGCCATAGATATTGTTTATGGCATATCATGCGCAAACTTCCTGAGAAGTTAGGATCGCACGCCAAATTCAACCTTGGGTTGAAGACTGATATCCATTCGACATTATATGATTCACAGACCACCACAGATTTTGAGGAGAGTTGGGGTCAACTACTTGAAAAGTATGATCTACTCGGCAACAATTGGCTTCAGTCCTTATATGAGGAAAGGTCCTTTTGGGTTCCTGTTTTCCTAAAGAGTGTATTTTGGGCTGGTATGAGCACAACGCAAAGGTctgaaagtatgaatgcattttttgatggGTATGTCCATGTTGGGACGACATTGAAGGAATTTGTTGATCAATTCGATAATGCTCTTAGAAAGAAAGTGGAGGTCGAGACAACGGCTGATTTCAATTCTACCAACCAAACTATCCCCTGCGTCTCCCCTTTCAACATTGAGAAGCAGTTTCAAAAAGTCTATACAAATGCAAAGTTTAAGGAGGTCCAAAGAGAGTTTATGGGCCTAATGTGTTGTAACTGTTGGTTGGTAAGCACACAGGGGTGCATTTTAACATTTGATGTGTTGGATGAAATATTATTTGATGAGCAAATCAAAAGAGTTCATTACTCAGTTTACTATAACGAAGATGAGTGTGAGGTAAAATGCACTTGTGGTTTGTTTGAAATGAGGGGGATTATTTGTAGGCATGCACTTAGAGTTTGtcagttgaaaaatattaatgtgcTGCCGAAAGTATATTTCCTAGATCGATGGAGAAAGGACTTAAAGAGGCATTACACATTAATCAGAAGTAGTTATGATGACGTGCGGGGAAGATCAGAGACGTGTAATTACGAGCTTATGATCCAAAGATGTTCGAAATTAGCCGCCAAAATTTCCTCAAACAATGACAAAGTCCATGCATTCCTGCATTATGTTGATGAGTTTGATAAATCATGTGAAGGTTTCACATGTCAGTCGACTATCCAATCAAAGATGGCCAACCCAACGGTGATCTTGGATAAGGGTAAAAAGATTTTAAGTCCTAACGTCATTCGAGGGAAAGGGAGACCTCCAAATAAGAGGAAGGTCCCACCTGTGGAGAAATTGGCAACAAAGCGAAAAAAACAGGTATTATACTCTTAACGAAGCTTATTTTGTTACCTGATATTGCTATGTAGTTCAAATTATAAATGAACTATTTTGTTTTTGTGAGATGGAACTTAGACTTGCAGGAAACTGTTGGTAGATGAAAGTTCACAGGGTGAGAGCCCAAGATCTCAACCCAATCCAAGTTGAATTTGGTGGAGGGCTCAAGTAAAAGCATATACTGGATTTTGTAGTTCATTTAGATCTTTATTATGTGTAActgaatttttatataattgatgATGGCTTTTCAATCTCATGCAGGTtgtaaatattgattttgtgagCTGTTGGGAGTTTTTGTGAAATGGGTGTTGATGTGGATGAGGGAGGAACTTATGTTGACTGCCAAAGATGGAGTCTTGGATATAACTCGACACGTGTTTATGACATAAGCATTTTGGGCCGTTGGTTGACACCTTGAGTTTTGTAACATTCTCATAGATGCTGGAAAGTAAGGAGTGTCACTAATATTCTGACACTGACTTATGTTTCTACAATGGATAAAGGTTTGTATTAACTGTCCTTTTACTTTAATACCACATAGTGACAATCAAGTGAAGGTGGGACTTGCACACCTATTGCATATTCACAAGTTGTATCATCTTTCTTGTTCATGTTGGTAGTTTAGATATGTACAACTAATTAATTTGCTATTTCCAAACCAGATGAGTTTTCAGTGAGATTTGACTTCCTTCcatgttgaaaatttgaaatagcCAAATTCTGCTGTGCAGGTTCTACAATCACAGTGCCCTTTGATGGTTTCCTACAAAGGGGTTAGTAATCCTCTGCTTCAATGACATAAGCTCTGTTTTATCTAGGCTTTAAAGTAGCAAAGTCATATGTTTATGCACAAAAGACTGTGGTTACTCTGGGTTATATGACTTCAACCCAGAGTAAAAGCATATACTGTGTTAAATTAGGTATTGCCtccctttaaaaaataaaggaaaagaaaaaatgggtttTTGTTTGTTATCTAGTAGGTTTTGAACAGAATAAGTTTTGGGCTGATGTGCTCCAGgatttttatttgaagaaaatgtgGGATTAACCTTGATGACAGATACATTTGAATTATATCAAGCACACATAAATAGAGATGAAACCATGAAAATCTGGTCCTATTTCTTTCTAAAAGCCAGGTAACATTAATCGGGATACTATTTGCTTCTGCTCTACAACAACAAAAAGAAGGTTTGAATCTCATGCTTGTTAGTTCTTGATTGTGGTTAAAAGCTACATATGCATGAGTGTGGGTATCTCCCATTAGTGACCAGTCaacattcaataataataatatagtgattaaaataaaatgaaatataaaattacaatatgCTACGTTTGTTTGAGAGGAAATGAATAAGatgcaaaaatgaaaatgaataagATGTTTAATAGTTACATCTTTTGGCTGGCCATTATTCATTGTTTCCTTCAGgatacatttgaaaaaaaaaatgatattaaataaatcaaacaaacaaataaattgaaaCAAGAATCTTCAAGAATGACTATGGCAATGTGACAAGCAAGCAAAAGGTGAACTGATACAATAAACTATCTAATCTTATAACAGAATGCCTACACCTATACTCCCATTACATTTATGACTAGAGTAATTCATTCACCTGAAGGATGCCATGCAATGTTAGAACTGGACAACCGTATACATCTGCTATCTAACCGTATAGACATAAAGatctctttctttttaggtCAATTATTAAAGATTCTGTAATGATCTTATATTGGCCAGACACAACAACATTACCTATGGATTCAGTCATTGTTTATTCtcttgttattatatttttaatagtataatacttatttgaaaaatagtttaaattctAATTTGCATGTTGATAGAATATTGCTATGTAGCAGCATGcttcttttctcttctattgATATTTAAAGCAATGTGGTGGTTTAGGTATTGAGTATATCCCCAGCTGCTCCGGGTTCATTGATTTGGACAGGTAAAAACACACCTAAGACGGtagatgagtttaatatatgCATGTGCAGGAATTGTGGCAACAATGCCATTGATGACAACGTTTGCTTCTCATAGCTACGGCAATTAATACCCCGATTTTTGTCTCGATTTTTTTACCACAGATACACGAGGTTGTAGGAATTTTATGGGAAGTGAAATAGTTGAATGGATTCAGTCATTATGCTTTATATGCTGCCAGAAAGTTGATCTCAGGAGATTGAGGAGGCTGCACTGAACTGAAGATGTACATCCATTTTGCAAAGATTTTGAATTGACAGAATCATGTCCAAAAGGGTTATGTGCAAACCTACGTCATttgtatatatttcattttaagttAAGACTAATTCCAGTAGGAATTTCTTGTAACTAGCAGGAACCAAACGAGTACAAGTCACTAATATTAATGGAATATTAATGTACATTCCAATATGTTGGTTGTGCCAGTATATAAAGTTCATTTGTTAGAGATGGATTCTACCATATCCATAGATGGAATGTGGGACCAGGTATATTTACAATTAAAGGAAAAAGCTGGAGTGCCATCAGGGGGATTTCAATTAAATGAATGCAGTTTTGCCATTCGTTTATGATAAATGCAGCGGCACACTTGTAATCAAATGAGTAAAAAATGCTGCTATTTATTCTGTTATATACTTGGAATAAATCCACCTTCTCCAAAAACCTAAATCCACCTTCCCCTTATTAACAGATGAGGATCAAAAAAAGCAACACTGTCATCAATACTTGAAGCGCATCAAAACTGACTGAAAATTATTAACATCCATGTGTTTGCTGCAATAAAACAGTAAATAACACTTTGCTAAACTCTACAAAGTCAATTTAATTGCAcaaaagttcttctttacacGGTGAGGTTAACACCATACAATTTACATCCATGGTCTTGGTCCAAACCATGTGCACTTCAAAAAAACCATGCAAAACCCATCTAATCCATACACCGTACATCACATAGAATTTATCCGAACCAAATAAACACAATTACAAATGTCAGAATCCAGTACAAAAGCAAAAGTCTTCGCTTTTGCTTTTTTAGATTCTTTGCTGATTCTCTCACTTTATCTTCCCTTTTCCGAACGGCATACTCGCGTTGTAATACATCATTCCACGTAATAGTTCTTGCCTTATTCTCACGGGCATGAAAGTTTTCCTCTAGCAAATGAAGTATATCGGCCCATACAAAAATTCACACCTTGCTTCTCCCTACACACAGTATTAATTTTCAATTAATATGATAACAAACACCCCAAGTAGCAAATCATtaggcaaaacaaaacaaagcaaatcaTCAAATTGCTTTTACCGTTTTATAGTTTGGGCAAGCGAAAAATCGCATTCCAGGATTTTTTGATGTGTGAGATGTCTTTTGTGGTGTtttcaaaccacaccaacaTGTTGGAGATTCCAATACAAAATCATTAAGTAAAGATGATGATTGAGATGCTGACATGACTGATTCTGAAAAACCAATGAAAATTTGTGCTTCTGAGAAGTCGAACTCAGGGTGCTGTagcaagaaattatatttttgaactAGGAAAAGAGAACCCATGTTACCAAGCATCTTCAGCATATAATGGAATCAATTGATACACATGGAATGCGAGGAAAAAGATATGACTGCAGGTTTTGTGTACTTCCTGTTATATATTGTCTTAAGCGTCGAAATACACACGAAAGAGTTCATTAGAAAACTAGATGTGAAGGCCTAGAAAGAAACTTCAAAGCTAGTTCTGTAAAAGGGGCACCTAGGTCCGTAATGAATTTTTGCCACCTATGGTTTCGGGGGTCAACTTCAGGTAGTTAACGGACAAAGTTAAACCGAGTCTCATATAGTTAAAAAAGGGACTGATGTAGATGGCGACTGTAGCTTATTTACTAGTGTTGACATGGGTACGTGTTGTGTCAAAgtcttattttcttttgcttttgaaGAGGGAGGAtagcaaaaatataataatgatattctttGGATAATGTTTAAACACGAATGGGTTGAAACAAAAGTGTCACAAAGTACAAAATGAAATggcttattttaaaattttatgttaccAAAATCAGAAACTAAACATTACTATTcgatgatatttttaataatggattaattgtatgtgtatgtgcagaagaaaaaacaaactatATGCTTTTAGCAAGAATTGTGCTACTCAAACCAGAAACAGATGCAAACCAAAACTATTTAAACCCAAAGTTGGTAGAATTGCAACAGCTAATCAAAATTCAAGTCCACTTTGATATTATGGTTAAAGGGATCCTACCATGCTACCAAACGACAAGCGGCAAGTGTAGGGAAATGGTTGGATTTTGAGTTCAACTCTTGGGTTAAAGCTAAAACAAAATATCGCAAATGAGTTTACATATTAGCCAAATATGCATTGGTTTTACTtataaaatcaactcaagtACACCAAAGAAGTAATCAATGCGATTGAGATAATTTTTTGAACTGTTTTTTTCCACCAGAATTACCAAACTAATAaccttcaaaaaattaaaacatagaaCTACCATAACAGAGGTCTAAGACGTATTCTGAAAGaacaattagaaattagacaaCATAAATGATACATTTTTCAGATATGAGAATTACACATATCAACTGCCATatgtgcttttattttattaatggtGTAATAGTTTATCATAAATTACACATGAATGTAAGAAACTTCAAATATCAATCCTAACCTAAGATTTTCAGTATGTGATGAAggagctttttttcttttttctgataAGTAAAATCGTATGCGATGGAGGAGCTTGATATCATAACCTGGATGGCGAGTAATAAATTCCCTCTGTTTATTCTGTTTGGAATTGGATGTTCCTGAAAAAAACTTGCACAACAACCTTTGTTATCTGTAATTTTCTAGATAAATGAAGTATATTTCGTTGTcacagagagaaaaaagataaatgtATGCCATGAGAGGCAACATCGGCAACATCCACAGCCCCTCACCATTACTTTCTAGCAAATACAGAGAAAAATAATGAAGTAAATAGACAAAAAAAACATGTATGTCGAAACCCTAGAAATCTGTTTACCTTCCAGGAGATTTGAAGGATTCGCGTTGGTGGTCTGATTTCGTCTTCGCGTAGGTGGACTCCCCCCTCCTTGCGTCGGTGGACTGTGGGCGAGCTCGCGTCGTTGGACTGAGGGCGGCTTTGTCTCGAAGGACTGACGGCGACTTCGCGTCGAATGGACTGAGGGCTTCGCGTTGGTGAAGTTAGGGACCGCTTGGGGACTGATCTCCTCGGAAGGGCTGAGGTTGTGGTGGGGAGGGTTCAGCTTGGTGGGTGCTTCGCTTCGAGGGCTGAGATCGGAGAAGACGAAAGGATGAGGATGAGCAAGATGAGGGGGAGTTTGTGGGAGACGATCTGCTCATACGAAGGGGAGAGTGGCCTGAGCTACCTGGTGGGGGGATGGAACCGACACAGGTTCGGGGGAGACTCAGGAGAGAGGAGCGAATACGAAGACCTGTTTCTTTCTCAAAAATCAAATGGAAACATAGAGGGAGGGAACGGGGAAAGCTGGAGGGACAATTTGGTCTTTTACCAGATCCACGTAAGGTGTGCGCCGGTTGCTCCCAAACAGGGGCTGCTTCcaataatatttcaatatttaatgaTGAGGAAGAGTTACaagcaaatttttaaatatcgtTTCAGTAGCCATTTTAATTAAGGTAAAGTActgaaataaatgaaatattttggtatCGTATAGAGGTACCATTTCATGAGTctgtatataataaattatatttttaaataaataatcactCATATTCATCATGAGAATGAGAGTAGAGATTTGATTTTTAGTCCTCGAGAAAAgtgaattaaaaaaagaaaaaaaatcttcagATATAAGAATTTgagtgaaaattaaaaagaaaaatcataatttttacattaattacaaaaatttactAATTTCAATGTTATACAAAAAACTGGCTGATATTAACCAAACCGCATCTGCACGACCGGTCTTTGGTCCGatacaaaatacatatatttccTATACATTTCCTACAAGTTTTGGGACCGCTTTTTCTAAAACCATACCGAAACGCATTGCACgattggtttcttttttttttttttttttaaactcggGCACGATTGGTGTTTGATCCGATAAGCAATAGATACATTTCCTATGCATTTCCTTCAAGTTTTGGGACTACTTTTTATTGATCACGTGGCGAAGTGACCAACACTTTTGAAGATCGTAAAGATCAGATTCATCATGAGGAGTTGACTTGCCAAAATTCAAGAGCAATTAATACGAGCTAGAAGTATATTTCACCATTATTGTTACTTTGGgttatattacttttttaggAACTCCACTAAGACCATTTCAATGAATTGACGATTTGTTCCCAGCTCATGAGTGGGAAAGTCATAGCGAAGATCACACAAGCTAGCAAGCAGTTAAACATAACCAAGCCTTTTATAGCAAATAAACTGTGTCCAAACATAAAGCAAAACCATACAGACATATCAACAGGATATGCGAGTTCCATAATGAAATACATTTTTCAGAAGCCCAGCTCCATCACTTTCTGCTATACCACGAACATAAAAGCCAGTGTCATTTGTCACACCAAAATACTACATAAGCCAGCCGCATACATGCGCCACGCCTATACTTAttttagttacttatatattgCGGTTACCTTGTATGTTGTGGTGGTCAGAGGGTATGAGGCTTCTCTGAGTCCTCAACGCTGGAATGGCGAAACCAGGCCTTCTCTTCGAGCACAGACCCCTCACCACCATCCACGGTCGGAGAGGGGGAGCCACTCTCACTGGCTGCAGCTGAGTTTTGCTCGGCTGGAGGACCGAATACCCCGGTTTGAGGGTGTGGAGCCCAGTAGGTTTCAGACTGGGGCGGAATTACATTATCCGGGACAATGCTCGGAGTGTGGTCCTCCTCGTTCTTGTCATAAACCGAGGCGTGTGCAGCCCTCCTGAAGTCATTAAGGATGTTTTAGTTTTGAATATGCAAATGAAACCAATTATTTGTAACAAAGAATCCAAAATTGAACAAACTTATCAATTAAAAAGAATCCAAAATTGAACAATGCACAGCATGTTTGGCATGTCGTAaaggatgacataaattattGGGATATAAAGATAAGCTGAGAGGAGAGAATTACTCGAACAGAGAAGATGTTAGGCATGAGAACATACAACGGacataaatacatgtggtaTCTTCGTATTTCCTACGTCTTAGGTGGAAGGACATGAACTAGCATGCTTGGCatttaacaaaatatattacatCGAATGATATAATATGcttttaagtaattttatatatcaattaattaatgagaaatcacttaaaataatttaagttttaaaataatataactctTTTACTTGAAAGGGCAAAAaaggtaaaaattaaatttacaaaaaagaaaGCTAGACAAGGCTATTCCAACCCATACACTGCCGCGTGCGTGTGTGTTAACTTTTACCCTTCCCGGAATACCTATGTCCTTTTCATGCAACGGTGTAAGGGGTAGGCGTGTCCCACCATgcgttgaaacttgaaacctaaAACTCAGTGGCCGTCCCATTCCCACAAAATATCAAAGCTTTTATCTTAAAAATGCAAAAGATTATCCATCCAACTCTAAACCAGTCCAAGGGTAAAACCGTAAAAGGAATACCTTCAACATGTGTCATAAAATAAGCTGTGAAATGTGGGAGGCGGTATCATCACTCTTTCAAGAATTAAGATTATCATTCAAACCGCCACGTCAAAATATACAGCTATCAAATTTGCTAATCACGTGAGACACTGGCACGCCAAGAAGATAACGATAAGGCAACCCAACCGACACCAACCAATTTTTCGACACTAAAATATTGTCTACCGCATTTCCTAAACTTTTGCACCATAAAACGACAACAAAGACAAAAAGCAGGACGCGACACCAAGCACGTACAAAGGACCGTTCGCGTTCAGCAATTTGTTTATTACAAACTGCAGTGTCGCAATAACCAAGTACTAGTTGTAAATATCTTCCcccagataaaaaaaaaaaaaaaaaaaaaaaaaaaaaaaaaaattgtgattaaataaattaaacaaaataagaGTACAAGAGATAAGGGGTGACTACATCAGTCGATTGATATTAATTCTCTAATGGGATAATCCAAGTTACtagaaatattataattaagagACGAGCCCAAGATCTAAGGGACAAAGCATTGAACagacaaataattattttccacACTTGGGTGGATGCCGAGTCACGACTCACAGTCACACCACCtaaatctttaaaatatattattattattattattattttaccacGTGACCATCCAAAACTTaagataagagaaatgataattacaattgaatgtgtaaatattatgtaattatttaaaaaaaagtgaataaatatataatttacataaaaaaaaattaattttataataatacattgaaaaatgattgtatatgcATTGTACAACTATACGTAGCCTTACTcgtaaaataaattctaaagaaACGATTGGCTTCAACTGTTTAGCCATCATAGGATCACATGCAGTGAGTTCAAATATAGGAATGAATGTATCTTATACCcacgaaagaaaagaagaaggaataaAATAACACGAGATAAAAAGAGATGATGTCAATTCTTGGACGGCATGATCACAGGCAAAGAGATGATCACAGGCAAAATTCGGACAAACAATATGGAGTATAATacaaaccaaaagaaaagaaaaaaaaaaaaagaagaggaaatggTCAAGAAGCGTGATTGTGTACAcagaaaataattcaaaatttttgacTGAAAAATCAGGCCAAGAAGGATATCATCCTTGTGATTTTGTTAAATTTTCAGGTGTTTTATCTACAAGGAaaataaaagggaaagaaaaatccTTATACCAATTAGATAGTTAATGGACTTTTAGATTCTTAGATAAGAGCGTTTAGATTGAGAAatgatttcaactcatctcatattattattataatttttttaaatttataaataaaatataataaataatttaattttttcaaatcttaaaaagtacttaaaaaaTGATAGATTCCGTGAAAGTTAATtcctcccctccccctccccctcccctttaaaaaaaaatgttatctaTAGTTATTTTTTCGtattatattaatgtgattagtcaaaataattattttttattaaaaaaaataatgcagctaattatattaatagaatgtataaaaaatacataaaaatgacttcaaatcaaatttttgaaaaagaaatcttACTAACTTTGCGTGCACATGAGAATAGGTTGGATTGTGACATGTATCGTGGCCTACATGGGGCACCAAACTCCACACAATcaattttgaagagaaaattgcCATGTAGCCGTATATAGACTAGATGACCATATAACCATGGCAATTTAGCGAAAAGCATAGGCCATACTAGATCATCACGATCATCTAGCCGTTATCGTGATCGAAATTGGATCTAAATCCACCGGAAgtctaaattaaattttaacccAAGGTGGCAATTTAGGTAAGATAgtaatttattcaacaaaatatgtcatatagaaataaataagttgaaaatcaAGGTCTCCGAAAGATGCATAAttaacaaagaaaatgaaaggtcAACATTGCGTGAACTATTTTTTTCCCCCTAAATTTAGAAATAAATCTActcaatgaaataaaaataccGATGATAAGATGGCAGAGCAAGAAAAAGAAGTATGAAACAGAGTATAACGAAACAGATGAACAAAAAAGATGCCTTGATTTTCCAgggaaacaaaaaggaaaaagttccAAAACGCCTAAAAGTTATCCACCAACCATCTAGAATTCCAGATGTTTACAGAGATTCTAACATTTCCTATATGCCCATTTCTGTAATTATAAACTACGGAAAAGTACACAACAACAAGGCCTCCCTGTTTTATGATCTAATGGTTAAAGATAATTGTGAAGAACAGAGTTTCAAAATAATTTCCAGAGACTGTTGTATATGCCCGCCTCAGCGTCTCAGATCACAATCAGACATGCACTAAATTaacaaaactaattaaattctatatatttatgaaCTTTCTGATAATCTTAGGAGCCACTCTGTCGGAAAATATTCCCGGGAAAGTCAAAGCAAACCCCGGCTAAGAAATTTTCACAGAAACTATGAAGAAAAATCAAAGCAAGCGTAccccaaaatattttcatagacAACGAAACCACCCCcaagaaaatataaacaaacaaaGGGAAGAAGGGAAGAATGAAAGAGCGTGGAACCTGAGAGTGAGAGCAGAAGGCAGGGAGGGATCACGGGAGTTGGAGGTCCAGATCTGGTTGACGACACGCTTGCCCAAGTTCAGAGCAACACCTCGGCTCTTGGAATTGGCGGCCATACAATGAATGCACCTAACGAGGCAAAATACAGTTGAGAGAGCGGAAGCGA contains:
- the LOC122311787 gene encoding late embryogenesis abundant protein At5g17165-like; the encoded protein is MDVPFHFLTDKVNPFLSLTHSTLASALSTVFCLVRCIHCMAANSKSRGVALNLGKRVVNQIWTSNSRDPSLPSALTLRRAAHASVYDKNEEDHTPSIVPDNVIPPQSETYWAPHPQTGVFGPPAEQNSAAASESGSPSPTVDGGEGSVLEEKAWFRHSSVEDSEKPHTL